A window of Prolixibacter sp. SD074 contains these coding sequences:
- the nqrF gene encoding NADH:ubiquinone reductase (Na(+)-transporting) subunit F: MIILASQTAVIVTSVAVFLLVILLLVGILLYAKTKLTPSGSVVVNINDGEKTIETEPGSSLLSTLGNNKIFLPSACGGGGTCGMCRCQVDSGAGSILPTETGFFTRKEQQNNWRLACQVKVKEDIEMRVPQEVMGIKKWECTVVSNRNVATFIKEFVVKLPEGENLDFKSGGYIQIDVPKVEVDFKNFDIDEKFRGDWEKLGMFDLKMKNPEPTYRAYSMANHPAEGNIVMLNIRIATPPFDRVNGGFQKVNPGICSSYIYSLKQGDKVTISGPYGEFFLKDNDNEMMFIGGGAGMAPMRSHLFHLFHTVKEKKKKVTFWYGARSWKEVFYYEQFRDIEKNFPNFEFHLALSEPQPEDNWDGPVGFIHQVIYDNYLSKHEEPEEIDYYLCGPPMMNSAATKMLYELGVPDENVLFDDFG; this comes from the coding sequence ATGATAATTCTGGCATCACAAACAGCGGTTATTGTCACCAGTGTTGCGGTATTCCTTCTGGTCATCCTGCTGCTGGTTGGTATTTTGCTGTATGCGAAAACGAAGTTAACCCCATCGGGGTCTGTCGTTGTAAACATCAACGATGGCGAAAAAACGATTGAAACGGAACCCGGTTCTTCGTTGCTTTCAACACTTGGGAATAATAAAATCTTTCTGCCGTCGGCGTGCGGAGGTGGGGGTACTTGTGGTATGTGCCGTTGCCAGGTTGATTCGGGGGCCGGAAGTATTCTTCCGACTGAAACCGGATTCTTCACCCGGAAGGAGCAACAGAACAACTGGCGTCTTGCTTGCCAGGTGAAAGTGAAAGAAGACATCGAAATGCGCGTTCCGCAGGAAGTGATGGGTATCAAGAAATGGGAGTGTACAGTTGTTTCGAACAGGAACGTGGCTACCTTCATCAAGGAATTTGTAGTAAAACTGCCCGAAGGCGAAAATCTCGACTTCAAATCAGGTGGTTATATACAGATTGATGTTCCGAAAGTTGAAGTGGACTTTAAAAATTTTGACATTGATGAGAAATTCCGGGGCGATTGGGAGAAATTAGGTATGTTCGATCTGAAGATGAAAAATCCGGAACCGACTTACCGCGCTTACTCGATGGCCAACCATCCGGCAGAAGGTAACATTGTAATGCTGAACATCCGTATTGCAACACCTCCTTTCGACCGGGTAAATGGTGGATTCCAGAAAGTAAATCCGGGAATCTGTTCGTCTTACATCTACTCGCTGAAGCAGGGTGATAAGGTAACGATTTCAGGGCCTTACGGTGAATTCTTCCTGAAGGATAATGATAACGAGATGATGTTTATCGGGGGTGGGGCCGGAATGGCGCCGATGCGTTCGCACTTGTTCCACTTGTTCCACACAGTGAAAGAAAAGAAAAAGAAAGTGACCTTTTGGTACGGTGCACGCTCATGGAAAGAAGTTTTCTACTACGAGCAGTTCCGCGATATCGAAAAGAACTTCCCGAATTTCGAGTTCCATCTGGCATTGTCGGAGCCGCAGCCCGAAGATAACTGGGACGGGCCGGTAGGTTTCATACACCAGGTGATTTATGACAATTACCTGAGTAAACACGAAGAACCGGAAGAGATCGATTACTATCTCTGCGGTCCTCCAATGATGAACTCAGCAGCGACCAAAATGCTGTACGAACTAGGCGTTCCGGATGAGAACGTATTGTTCGACGATTTCGGCTAA
- a CDS encoding toxin-antitoxin system YwqK family antitoxin, which translates to MKIFVMLVMLAGVVSICFAQDPFNHTDSHGMKQGQWIGRYPDGKIKYEGTFIDGRPVGQMTRYYPNGQLQAQMHYVPGSDSIIAEIYNDEGKRTARGVFLGKKKSGRWTYFDSGRVVSCEHYQDGLHVGTDTIYFKNGTPARTSEWKTGRMNGVMRELYPNGKTKFKMHYADGKRDGLTMAYYENGTLEIEGNYINNLRTGNWDFYNEGGSLKYTLKYDKGVLLNSDALDKAQQKEFNEMEKNREVLKDPEKYRNDPSGYMAPRP; encoded by the coding sequence GTGAAAATATTCGTCATGTTGGTCATGCTCGCTGGTGTTGTGAGCATTTGTTTTGCGCAGGATCCGTTTAATCATACTGATTCTCACGGAATGAAACAGGGACAGTGGATTGGTCGGTACCCCGATGGGAAAATCAAGTACGAAGGGACCTTTATTGATGGCCGGCCGGTGGGACAAATGACACGATATTATCCTAACGGACAATTACAGGCACAGATGCATTATGTGCCCGGTTCGGACAGTATTATTGCTGAAATTTATAATGATGAAGGCAAACGAACAGCCAGGGGTGTTTTCCTGGGAAAGAAGAAATCGGGGAGATGGACCTATTTCGACAGTGGTCGCGTTGTTTCCTGCGAACATTATCAGGATGGCTTACATGTGGGAACCGATACCATCTACTTTAAGAACGGAACCCCGGCACGTACAAGCGAGTGGAAAACCGGCCGGATGAATGGCGTGATGCGGGAATTATACCCCAATGGCAAAACCAAGTTCAAAATGCATTATGCCGATGGCAAACGCGACGGCTTGACAATGGCCTATTATGAAAATGGTACCCTGGAAATAGAAGGAAATTATATCAACAACCTACGTACCGGCAATTGGGATTTTTACAACGAGGGCGGAAGTTTAAAATATACCCTGAAATATGATAAAGGCGTTCTGCTGAACAGCGATGCATTGGATAAAGCTCAGCAGAAAGAGTTCAATGAAATGGAGAAAAATCGCGAGGTACTGAAAGATCCGGAAAAATACCGCAACGATCCGTCCGGTTATATGGCGCCCCGTCCTTAA
- a CDS encoding DUF3810 domain-containing protein, with protein sequence MGYWRKVRGFLFSTRYLPFWVAAVVFLITRLAIRFPQRTDEWYSHGAYPVIATILSFFSQFIPFSLWDVFWTGFVFAAIIVILLLIIRKIRFTPTLLKTLQFLAILYSYFYLVWGFNYFRPSIDNRLHFTEAKLPDSLFVETLDNLIAQTNASWMEMDSMKKKNVNRAVEASYKANSAFLQIDCPNGYRRPKTMLYSGLFAKSGVSGYFGPFFNEIQINGKLLPTEYPFVLAHEKAHQFGMARESEANFCAYVVCSTSENPYLRYSANFNLIQYFLVDALPLKNYRDYVKKLRPEVIADIRAEQKYWRAMRNEKLDRIQTAANDAYLKSNNIKQGTFNYNQVVDLILRWYAQKEKR encoded by the coding sequence ATGGGTTACTGGCGAAAAGTGCGCGGATTTCTGTTTTCTACCCGTTATTTACCGTTTTGGGTGGCAGCTGTTGTTTTCCTGATAACACGGTTGGCTATTCGCTTTCCGCAACGGACCGATGAGTGGTATTCACATGGGGCTTATCCTGTTATTGCGACGATACTCTCATTTTTCAGCCAGTTTATACCATTTTCACTGTGGGATGTTTTCTGGACCGGGTTTGTGTTCGCTGCCATTATTGTTATTCTGTTGCTGATAATCCGGAAAATCAGGTTCACTCCCACATTATTGAAAACCTTACAATTTTTGGCAATTCTTTACAGTTACTTCTATCTGGTTTGGGGATTCAATTACTTTCGCCCGTCCATCGACAATCGTCTTCACTTTACTGAAGCTAAGCTACCCGACAGTCTTTTCGTGGAAACACTCGACAACTTGATTGCGCAAACCAACGCATCATGGATGGAAATGGACAGCATGAAAAAGAAGAATGTTAACAGGGCGGTTGAAGCTTCGTACAAGGCCAATTCTGCATTTTTACAAATAGACTGTCCCAACGGTTACCGACGTCCCAAAACAATGCTTTATTCAGGCCTGTTTGCCAAGTCTGGCGTGAGTGGCTATTTCGGGCCGTTTTTCAACGAAATACAAATCAACGGGAAATTGTTGCCTACCGAATATCCATTTGTGCTGGCGCACGAAAAGGCGCATCAATTCGGCATGGCAAGGGAGTCGGAAGCCAATTTTTGTGCCTACGTGGTTTGCAGTACTTCTGAAAACCCGTATTTGCGTTATTCGGCCAATTTTAACCTGATCCAATATTTTCTGGTGGATGCACTTCCACTGAAAAACTACCGTGATTACGTGAAGAAATTAAGGCCCGAGGTGATTGCTGACATCAGGGCGGAACAAAAATACTGGCGGGCCATGCGTAATGAAAAGCTTGACCGTATTCAAACGGCGGCCAACGATGCCTACCTGAAAAGCAATAACATCAAACAGGGGACCTTCAACTACAACCAGGTAGTGGACCTTATTCTTCGCTGGTACGCCCAAAAAGAAAAACGTTAA